In Streptomyces sannanensis, the DNA window TGGGCAGAACGGCGGAGCGGGCGGTGTCGTAGCCGTAGCCCTCCAGCGGCGTCGGGGGCTCCTCACCGGCCTGGACGCCCAGCAGGGCGGCGGCGATGGTGCCGGCGATCAGAAGGTACGGGTTGGCGCTGGCGTCGCCGAGGCGCAGTTCGAGGCGGGCGCCGGAGCCGCGCTCGGGCGGGATGCGGACCATGGCGCTGCGATTGTCCAGGCCCCAGTCGATCAGCCAGGGCGCGAGGGTGTCCGGGCCGAAGCGCTTGAACGAGTTGATCGTCGGGTTGGCCAGAGCCGCGAGTGCGGGTGCGTGAGCGAGGACGCCGGCGATGGCGTGCCGTGCGGTGGCCGAGAGGCCGTACGCGCCGGAGGGGTCGTCGAAGGCGTTGCGGCCGTCGGCGTCCTCGCAGGACAAGTGCAGATGGAAGCCGGAGCCGCCCGCGTCGGTGAACGGCTTGGCCATGAAGGTGGCCAGGTTGCCCTCCTGGCGGGCCAGCTCCTTGACCGCCGACTTGAAGCGGAAGGCGCGGTCGGCGGCGTCGAGGGCCTCGGAGTGGGTGAGGTTGATCTCGTACTGGCCACCGTCGAACTCGTGGTTGCCGGTGACGGCCCCGATGCCGAGGTCGCGCAGCTGCCGCAGGGTGCGCAGCAGGTGGTTCTCCGGGTCTGCGCGCAGTCCGGCGGTGTAGACGGATCCGGTGGTCTCCGAGGCGCGGCACCAACCGGCGGGGGCGCCGGGGGCGGGCGCCAGCAGGAAGTACTCCAGCTCGGGGCCGATGACGGGGCGCAGGCCGTGCTCGGCGCAACGGGCCAGGACGGTGCGCAGCAGGTCGCGCGGCGACTCGGGGGCGGGTCCTCCGGTCGCCGGGTCGGTGACCTCGCCGAGACAGGTGGCGACTCCGGGCTCCCAGGGGAGAGCGGCCAGGGTGGAAAGGTCGGGGCGTACGGAGATGTCGGGCAGGCCCGCCTCCAGGCCGCCGGCGACCGGGACGACGTCGCCCTGGGGCGTGGTGT includes these proteins:
- a CDS encoding glutamine synthetase family protein; amino-acid sequence: MSASHIPDIRQYQEWLSTEGIDVVRVTYPDLIGTDRARDVLVDHLPSACAHGLAFCKAVYHTTPQGDVVPVAGGLEAGLPDISVRPDLSTLAALPWEPGVATCLGEVTDPATGGPAPESPRDLLRTVLARCAEHGLRPVIGPELEYFLLAPAPGAPAGWCRASETTGSVYTAGLRADPENHLLRTLRQLRDLGIGAVTGNHEFDGGQYEINLTHSEALDAADRAFRFKSAVKELARQEGNLATFMAKPFTDAGGSGFHLHLSCEDADGRNAFDDPSGAYGLSATARHAIAGVLAHAPALAALANPTINSFKRFGPDTLAPWLIDWGLDNRSAMVRIPPERGSGARLELRLGDASANPYLLIAGTIAAALLGVQAGEEPPTPLEGYGYDTARSAVLPMTLPAALDALEADTELTDVLGKDFTTSFLTYKRDEAERFGRHVTDWEFTEYAYHL